In the genome of Bradyrhizobium sp. CIAT3101, one region contains:
- a CDS encoding LysR substrate-binding domain-containing protein codes for MNLISLDIRMLRSLISVVETGSITETARRLGRTQPAITLQLQRLEELTGKQLFEHGGRRLTLTDDGTTVLTYAKSILRLHDELISQLASQEIEGQVVLGTPDLYAAFMLPQILSVFRKSFPRVQVELNCALSTPLVGLVKRGDVDIALVTRMNDFTGGQVVRREQLVWMTGEQSAAHQERPIPLALLPPGNIYRDYAIDTLERANLRWRIACVSESVGGLQAAAFAGMAVTVLGRSALVPAMREIGPNEGLPPLPKIELLLYKSSGATSKAATALHDYLAHYLRLDEELSGRGAPIELG; via the coding sequence ATGAACCTCATCAGTCTCGACATCCGCATGCTCAGGTCGCTGATCTCGGTGGTCGAGACCGGCAGCATCACCGAGACCGCGCGACGGCTGGGCCGCACCCAGCCGGCGATCACGCTGCAGCTGCAGCGGCTGGAGGAGCTGACCGGCAAGCAGCTGTTCGAGCATGGCGGCCGCAGGCTGACGCTGACCGACGACGGCACCACCGTCCTCACCTACGCCAAATCCATCCTGAGGCTGCATGACGAGCTGATCTCGCAGCTGGCGTCGCAGGAGATCGAGGGCCAGGTCGTGCTCGGCACGCCCGACCTCTACGCGGCATTCATGCTGCCGCAGATCCTCAGCGTGTTCCGGAAATCGTTTCCGCGCGTGCAGGTCGAGCTCAACTGCGCGCTGTCGACGCCGCTGGTCGGCCTCGTCAAGCGCGGCGATGTCGACATCGCGCTCGTCACCCGCATGAACGATTTCACCGGCGGCCAGGTGGTGCGGCGCGAGCAGCTGGTGTGGATGACCGGCGAGCAATCCGCCGCGCATCAGGAACGCCCGATCCCGCTTGCGCTGCTGCCGCCGGGCAACATCTATCGCGACTACGCCATCGATACGCTGGAGCGCGCCAATCTGCGCTGGCGCATCGCCTGCGTCAGCGAAAGCGTCGGCGGACTGCAGGCCGCGGCCTTCGCCGGCATGGCGGTCACCGTGCTCGGCCGTAGCGCGCTGGTGCCGGCGATGCGCGAGATCGGGCCGAACGAAGGCCTGCCGCCGCTGCCGAAGATCGAGTTGCTGCTCTACAAATCGAGCGGGGCCACCTCGAAGGCGGCGACCGCGCTGCACGACTATCTCGCGCATTATCTGCGCCTCGACGAAGAGCTCAGCGGCCGCGGTGCGCCGATCGAGCTGGGCTAG